tgtgagactcacctggagcCTCATCTGACAAGACCAGGTCTGAAGAGACATCAGCTGATCGACCCCGTGGAGAACCTGGAAGGCAGGATGTGTACGAAGCACAATAAACTGCTGGAGCTGTTCTGTAAGACCGACCAgacgtgtgtctgcatgctctgCACTGTTCTAGACCACAAGAACCATGATGTTGTTTCTCTGGAAGAAgaatatgaaggaaagaaggccGAGATGGAGAAGACTGAGGCTAAAACCCAGCagatgatccagaagagacaaCTGAAGATTCAGGAGATCAAACACTCGGTGGAGCTCAGTGAggaagatgcagacagagagatagcAGGTGGTGTTCAGGTCTTCACCGCTCTGAAGGAGTCTGTTGAGAGAAGCCAGGCTGAGCTCATCGACACGatcaaagagaagcagagaaagacagagaaacaggcTGAAGGCTTCATCAAAGAGCTGGAACAGGAAATCTGTGAGCTGAAGAAGAGAAGCACTGAGGTGGAGCAGCTCTCACGCTATgaagaccacctccacctcctccagagccTCAGGACCCTGAAGGCTGCTCCACCCACCAAGAACTGGGCTGGAGTCAGAGTCAGTCCACCTTCATATGAGGGGACTGTGATGAGAGCTGTGaaccagctggaggagacgcTCAGTAAACAGATGAAGAAGCTGTTTGAGGTCGAGCTGAAGAGGATCCAGCAGTCTGCAGTGGATCTGACACTTGATCCTGATTCAGCACATCCTGAGCTCATCCTGTCTGATGATGGAAAACAAGTTAAACTTGGTGATGTACAGAAGAATCTTCCAAAGAATCCACAGAGATTTGATTCTTGTGTTATTGTCTTAGCAAAGCAGAGTTTCTCTTCAGGAAGATTTTACTACGAGGTTCAGGTTGAAGGAAAGACTAAGTGGACTTTAGGAGTGATGAGAGAGTCCATCAACAGGAAGGGAAGCATCACACCGACTCCTCAGAAAGGTGTCTGGATGATATGGTTGAGGAATGAGAATGAGTACTCAGCTCGTGCTGACCCTCCAGTCCGTCTCTCTCTGAAGTCTCGGCCTCAGAAGGTGGGGGTGTTGGTGGATTATGAGGAGGGTCTAGTCTCCTTTTATGACGTTGATGCTGCAGCTCTTATCTACTCCTTTACTGGCTGCTGCTTCACTGAGAAACTCTTCCCACTCTTTGGTCCATGTCTTAATGATGGTGGTAAAAACTCTGCTCCTCTGATCATctctcctgtcaatcacactgaGTAGAACAACCACTGGATTTAATAAGGAGAGATTATCTAATATTGAATATAACAAATCTATATCATTGGTGACCTACGTTATTGATTTAGTATATTCTGATCAAAGGTTTATTTTcagtaaatgtgtttctttgatTTTTTACTACTCCAACACACAACCTTTAAGCCAGTGTTTGATATTATTTAATGTAGATTAATAAAGTTGATAACTGTTTCATGCCTTCAATAATGTTTAATCACCAAAAAAGAAGTCCTCGCGAATAAGAAGCATTTGCATGTTCCTTGAATATCTGGGTGgcagtgttttattgtttgatcATCGTATAAATAATACGTTTTGCATactgagttgttttttttacctgaatgtttttttatttttatcatagAAATTAAGGAATCTCtgtcttgtatgtttttagggataaataaaagatgaataaaacagaataaaaacagcaaGTTTGGATTTATTTTACTTCGCTTTACAATTCTGAGGTGCTTTCACATTAATTTAGTAGTTTCATGTTCTGCTACTTTCTACTTTCATCAGAAgtactttttactacatttgTCTGACAGCCTCGTATCTCCagatgtgatgatgaatgtttatgataaactgaatgatgaagtgttcctttatgtgatgatgaatgtttatgataaactgaatgatgaagtgttcctttatgtgatgatgatgaatgtttatgataaactgaatgatgaagtgttcctttatgtgatgatgatgaatgtttatgataaactgaatgatgaagtgttcctttatgtgatgatgatgaatgtttatgataaactgaatgatgaagagttcctttatgtgatgatgatgaatgtttatgataaactgaatgatgaagtgttcctttatgtgataatgatgaatgtttatga
Above is a genomic segment from Cyclopterus lumpus isolate fCycLum1 chromosome 6, fCycLum1.pri, whole genome shotgun sequence containing:
- the LOC117731865 gene encoding E3 ubiquitin-protein ligase TRIM39-like, with the translated sequence MSAASCQLTEDQFLCSICLDVFTDPVTIPCGHNFCKACITQHWNINVPYHCPNCKKSFSTRPELQVNTFISEMAAQFRQSAQQKASSSSSEQQAAKPGEVPCDGCTGTKLKALKSCQVCLESYCETHLEPHLTRPGLKRHQLIDPVENLEGRMCTKHNKLLELFCKTDQTCVCMLCTVLDHKNHDVVSLEEEYEGKKAEMEKTEAKTQQMIQKRQLKIQEIKHSVELSEEDADREIAGGVQVFTALKESVERSQAELIDTIKEKQRKTEKQAEGFIKELEQEICELKKRSTEVEQLSRYEDHLHLLQSLRTLKAAPPTKNWAGVRVSPPSYEGTVMRAVNQLEETLSKQMKKLFEVELKRIQQSAVDLTLDPDSAHPELILSDDGKQVKLGDVQKNLPKNPQRFDSCVIVLAKQSFSSGRFYYEVQVEGKTKWTLGVMRESINRKGSITPTPQKGVWMIWLRNENEYSARADPPVRLSLKSRPQKVGVLVDYEEGLVSFYDVDAAALIYSFTGCCFTEKLFPLFGPCLNDGGKNSAPLIISPVNHTE